The segment CAGGAATCCCTTCGTGAACACGCCGCCCTCGGTCAAGAACTCATGATCCGCTTCCAGAGCGTCCAGCGCCTCATCCAGGGTGCCAGGCACACTGCGGATTTCCTTCTTCTCCGCATCCGACAGCTCGTAGATGTTCTTGTCGAATGGACCGTAGCCCAGCTCTTGCGGGTTAATCTTGCGCTTGATGCCATCAAGGCCAGCCATCAGCATCGCGGAGAAGGCCAGGTAAGGGTTGGCTGTGGAATCCGGTGTACGGAACTCAATACGGCAGCCTTTCGGTGTTACTGCAGCTACAGGAATACGTACGGCTGCAGAACGGTTACCTTTGGAGTATACCAGGTTTACTGGAGCTTCATAGCCAGGTACCAGACGCTTGAACGAGTTCGTGCTCGGGTTCGTCAGAGCGATCAGGGCCGGTGCATGGTACAAAATGCCGCCGATGTAATGCAGTGCAGTTTCACTCAGGTTAGCGTAGCCGCCTTTTTCATAGAAGAGTGGAGTATCACCATCAAAAATGGACTGATGCACGTGCATTCCGCTGCCGTTATCGCCAAAGAGCGGCTTCGGCATAAAGGTTGCTGTCTTGCCATACTGGCGAGCTGTGTTGTGTACAATGTATTTATAAACCAGCAGGTTGTCAGCCGTTTTCTTCAATGTATCGAAACGGAAGTTGATTTCCGCTTGACCTGCAGTAGCTACCTCGTGATGGTGACGCTCTACACTCAGGCCCGCTTCATCCAGCAAACGGCACATTTCACTGCGGATATCCTGCTGTGTATCTACAGGAGCTACCGGAACGTACCCGCCCTTCACTCTTACCTTGAAGCCGAGGTTGCCGCCTTCTTCCTTGCGGTTTGTGTTCCAAGCTGCTTCTTCGGATTCTACGTAGTAGCTGGAGCTGTTCATGCCGCTTTCGTAGCGAACATCATCAAACAGGAAGAACTCCGATTCCGGTGCGAAAAATGCCGCTGTGCCTACGCCGCTGTCCTGCAGGTACTGCTCGGCACGTGCAGCGATGCAGCGAGGGTCACGCTCATAGGATTCACCGTCTGGTGTGTGAATGTTGCTCATAATATTCAATGTAGGATGTGCAGTGAACGGGTCCACATAGCAGGACTCCGGATCTGGCATCATCACCATATCGGATTCTTCAATTCCACGGAAGCCCGGGATCGACGAACCGTCAAACGCTACGCCGTTCACGAAGGTTTCACTGTCTACCGCGGATGCCGGCAGGGTAATATGGTGTACCCGACCCGACAGGTCAACAAAACGGAAATCCACCCATTCAATGTTATTCTCTTCAATTGTCTTTAACACGTTCTCTACCGACATGTCTCTTCCTCCTAATACCCGAACATTAAGCGAATAAACCTCTGTGAATGTTCATGATTTTCGATTTCTTTTCAGTTATTATATTCTGTCTAGAAGCAAGTCGTCAATACTCATGTAAGGTATTTTTCTTCATTTGTGTTATATAACATAACATTTAGACTTTTATCCTCCTTCGACACGAAAAGACGTCTTTCGCAGGGAAAGACGTCTCGTTAAAGCGATGAGAAGCATCGTTATCTCTTGCTGTTCAGGCGTGACTCAGAGACCTCCAGAACCTCTTACACTCTCGCAAAATCTGCAGCGGGCGCCTTTGCGGTATTAAATGATTTACCCATCAACGGAGCCAGCTGCTCCAGCTCCTTCAAGAGAACTGCAAACTGATCCGGGAACAGCGACTGAACTCCGTCTCCCGTCATGGAGTTATCCGGGTCGGTGTGCATTTCCACAATCAGTCCGTCTGCCCCTGCTGCTACGGAAGCCTTTGACATGGGAGCAACCAGCTCACGGCGGCCCGTGCCATGGCTCGGGTCAGAAATGACTGGAAGATGGCTGAGCGATTGCAGCACTGGAATGGCAGACAAATCCAGGGTGTTGCGGGTGTAAGTTTCGAACGTTCGGATTCCGCGCTCACACAGCATAACATTCTGATTTCCGCCAGCCAGAATGTATTCCGCCGCATTCAAGAATTCATCATAGGTCGCACTGAAGCCCCGTTTCAATAGCACTGGCTTGCCGCAGCTGCCCAGCTTGCGCAGCAGATCGAAGTTCTGCATATTACGCGTCCCTACCTGTAATATATCAGCGTATTCAGCGCAAATGTCTACATACTCCGGAGTCATTACCTCGGTAATGGTCAACAGCCCGTGCTTCTTCCCGGCCTCTGCCATCATAATCAGGCCTTCCACCCCGATGCCCTGGAAGCTGTACGGCCCGGTACGCGGCTTGAACGCACCGCCGCGAAGCACCTGAGCACCCGCCGCCTTGACCAGCTTCGCAATGTCGTCAATCTGCTCCGCCGATTCTACCGCACAGGGCCCGCCCATGACGACCAGATTTCCGCCGCCGATCTTGACGCCCTTCATTTCAATCACCGTATCCTCAGGATGGAAGTCACGGCTGGCCAGCTTGTAAGACTTCGTAATCTTCACCACGTTCTCGACGCCCTTCATCTGCCGTAAATGCTCCGCGAGCTTGGGGTTAACGCTTCCGATCAGTCCAATGACGATGCGGTCGGTACCTCTGGAAATATGAGCCTGAAGGCCTTCCTTCTCAATTTCGGCTACGATATGCTGAAGCTGCTCCTCTGGCACTTGGCCCGATGTGATGACAATCATGTGAGATCCCTCTTTCATATAATGGATTCTGCAACAGCCTTCCGGATGCCCGGTGCCTGTTCTGCAGGATTACGCTTTATCGCTTGTTCGCTTTTATGCTTGTGTGCTTTTAAGCTTTTATGCTTTTAATGACTAAAGTAAATATACAAGATTACAGCTTTACCGTCAAGCCCAAGCTTACACTTCACGGAAAAGCCGTATTGGTAATTAGGTTAGTCGCTTTTGTCGGATTGTCTTCTGGGTTTTGGGAATGAGCGGAATCAGGATGGAAATATTCGTGCCTGCCCCCGGACGGCTATACAGCGTTACACCATATGGAGCGCCATAGTGAAGCCGAATACGCTGATCCACATTACGAATGCCATAACCGGCGTTCTCCAGCTGATCTACAGACAGCGGCCCGCTGAGCGTCCTCGGCGGAAAGCCAACTCCGTCATCAATGATGTTGAATTGGAGACCCTCTTTACGCACTTCCCCGCAGATGCGGATATAAATCCGATCCCCTGTCCAGGCATGCTCCAGAACATTCTCGATAAATGGCTGCAGGATCAGCTTGACCGTTTCATACCGCACCACCTCGGGAGCGAAGCAATATTGTACCTCCAGTCTCTCTCCATACTTGATTCGCTGGATATCAATATAAGCCTGAACCTGCTCCAGCTCATGCTGCACAGGAATCATGTTTCGACCCTCATTAAGCGACAAGCGGTAAAACTTCGCCAAATCCAGCACCATTCGCTGCAGCTTGTCCAGTTCACCGAATTTGGCAAGACGGCTGATGGAAGACAAGGTATTGTATAGGAAGTGAGGATTAATCTGGGCATGAAGGGAGTCCAGCTCCGCCTGCTTTTTTTGAAGATCAGAAAAATACACCTCCTGAATGAGTCGGCCAACATTCGCTCCCATCTCGTTCAGCGCATGAGCGATCTTCGAAAATTCATCATTTCCCTGGAAATGAATTCGCTTGTGAAACTCTCCTTGCTGAAATGAATCCACGACCTTCACAATTTTATACACTCTTCTGCTAAAGTAACGGGAAAGTCCGGTGCCTAACACTAAGATAATGAGGATACAGCCCAATCCAATCAATAAAGTGAGATTTCGGACCTTGATCGTATTTTGGTCCAGCAGGTTCTCCGGAACGATGGCGACCAGCTCCATGTTAAGACCCTGAAGCTTCTCTCGGATTACCAGATCTCCCTGCTTCCCTTCCGGACCTTGGATTTGAGCCTCTGTATGCGAAGACAGAGATGCGTCATCTTCTGCTATGCTTCCTGCTCCGGATGAAATCATAACCCCTTGCCTGGAATCGTAAATATAGATGGTAGTACCGTCTCCGATTTTTTTAAAATCAACACTGTCAAACAAATCCTTGAGCGAAACGCTGATTCGCATAAACCCGATCTCATCATGCGGATACTGCATGCTTCCAATGTCTACAAGACGGCGCAGCAATGAAATTCTTCCGTACTGTGCATCGTCCTCGATCTGCTTCCATTGCATTGTGGTTCCATACACTTCATCCCGGGGATAGGAACGATACCACTCCTTCTCTACAAGCCGGGGGTATTGATACACATCGTAAAGTCTGGATTTGGTCGAAAGCGGATCGGTACCTTCATAAATATTGTAGGTTTCCCGGAATACCTCATTCTTCAGGTATATAGACAGCCATAGGCGTCTGTTTGCCGTTTCGACAGCCGTCTGGAATTTGGGGAATAGAATATTCTGGGTCGCATCATAACTCTCCCAGCCTTCCCGGTTTGCTCGCAGCGCCCGAGCAAGCCTCTCGTCAAAATAGAGCATATCCGAGATCCGCTTCGTATCCTCCAGCTTGAAGGCGATGTTGCTTTTCATCTGGGAGAGCGTACCCTGAATCGTGCTCCCCGTCTGCTGCCGAATCGACTCTACGTAAATATCATTCACGAGCTTTCCGATGAGCAGCACCGGAACCATCAGCAGCACACAGTAGGACAGCATCAGCTTGATCCCGAAAGGAAGACGCAATCTGCTCATGAATGCTGTCTCCGGTAGTCCAGCGGCGTCATCCCGAAGGTCTCCTTAAACTGCCGGCTGAAGTATGGCAAATATTGATACCCGCATTGGGCCGCGACCTCATAAATTTTCAGCTTCGTCCCAGTAAGCAGACTCTTCGCGTGATCCATACGCAGTCCGATGACATAGTCACTGAAGTTGTGCCCGGTCTCCTCTTTAAACAATACGCCCAGGTAATTCGGGGAGAAGGAGAAGCGGTTCGCCACATCCCGCAGAGTAATGCTCTCATGCAGCCGTTGCCGGACGTCGTCAACCATTTCCTGCACGAGCCGGC is part of the Paenibacillus algicola genome and harbors:
- the glnA gene encoding type I glutamate--ammonia ligase, producing MSVENVLKTIEENNIEWVDFRFVDLSGRVHHITLPASAVDSETFVNGVAFDGSSIPGFRGIEESDMVMMPDPESCYVDPFTAHPTLNIMSNIHTPDGESYERDPRCIAARAEQYLQDSGVGTAAFFAPESEFFLFDDVRYESGMNSSSYYVESEEAAWNTNRKEEGGNLGFKVRVKGGYVPVAPVDTQQDIRSEMCRLLDEAGLSVERHHHEVATAGQAEINFRFDTLKKTADNLLVYKYIVHNTARQYGKTATFMPKPLFGDNGSGMHVHQSIFDGDTPLFYEKGGYANLSETALHYIGGILYHAPALIALTNPSTNSFKRLVPGYEAPVNLVYSKGNRSAAVRIPVAAVTPKGCRIEFRTPDSTANPYLAFSAMLMAGLDGIKRKINPQELGYGPFDKNIYELSDAEKKEIRSVPGTLDEALDALEADHEFLTEGGVFTKGFLENFISLKRGEAKSVSIRVHPHEYSLYYDL
- the aroF gene encoding 3-deoxy-7-phosphoheptulonate synthase, producing MIVITSGQVPEEQLQHIVAEIEKEGLQAHISRGTDRIVIGLIGSVNPKLAEHLRQMKGVENVVKITKSYKLASRDFHPEDTVIEMKGVKIGGGNLVVMGGPCAVESAEQIDDIAKLVKAAGAQVLRGGAFKPRTGPYSFQGIGVEGLIMMAEAGKKHGLLTITEVMTPEYVDICAEYADILQVGTRNMQNFDLLRKLGSCGKPVLLKRGFSATYDEFLNAAEYILAGGNQNVMLCERGIRTFETYTRNTLDLSAIPVLQSLSHLPVISDPSHGTGRRELVAPMSKASVAAGADGLIVEMHTDPDNSMTGDGVQSLFPDQFAVLLKELEQLAPLMGKSFNTAKAPAADFARV
- a CDS encoding sensor histidine kinase, with the translated sequence MSRLRLPFGIKLMLSYCVLLMVPVLLIGKLVNDIYVESIRQQTGSTIQGTLSQMKSNIAFKLEDTKRISDMLYFDERLARALRANREGWESYDATQNILFPKFQTAVETANRRLWLSIYLKNEVFRETYNIYEGTDPLSTKSRLYDVYQYPRLVEKEWYRSYPRDEVYGTTMQWKQIEDDAQYGRISLLRRLVDIGSMQYPHDEIGFMRISVSLKDLFDSVDFKKIGDGTTIYIYDSRQGVMISSGAGSIAEDDASLSSHTEAQIQGPEGKQGDLVIREKLQGLNMELVAIVPENLLDQNTIKVRNLTLLIGLGCILIILVLGTGLSRYFSRRVYKIVKVVDSFQQGEFHKRIHFQGNDEFSKIAHALNEMGANVGRLIQEVYFSDLQKKQAELDSLHAQINPHFLYNTLSSISRLAKFGELDKLQRMVLDLAKFYRLSLNEGRNMIPVQHELEQVQAYIDIQRIKYGERLEVQYCFAPEVVRYETVKLILQPFIENVLEHAWTGDRIYIRICGEVRKEGLQFNIIDDGVGFPPRTLSGPLSVDQLENAGYGIRNVDQRIRLHYGAPYGVTLYSRPGAGTNISILIPLIPKTQKTIRQKRLT